Proteins encoded in a region of the Prunus persica cultivar Lovell chromosome G4, Prunus_persica_NCBIv2, whole genome shotgun sequence genome:
- the LOC18781203 gene encoding LOW QUALITY PROTEIN: uncharacterized protein LOC18781203 (The sequence of the model RefSeq protein was modified relative to this genomic sequence to represent the inferred CDS: substituted 1 base at 1 genomic stop codon): protein MLFKALLVFFLLLFPFCTSIDTIALNQRVKDGDFIVSKENNFELGFFSPGNSSSRYVGIWYANKSEKAVVWVANRNNPINDTSGVLTINRYGNLVIYAHDIDSFSIWSANVSFQTTSTSVAQLLDTGNLVLFPDSISKSESFIWQSFDYPTDTLLPGMKVGLNWKIGFEWVLTSWKSQNDPGTGNYSLRLFSNQTATPQYFLYKGVSKYWRIDPGPWPDFVSSNEEMYFLFVTDNTSVIRWVLTDYGLNQQLRWSDAVNQWEELWAAPKYRCDQYGQCGANSKCSPDNVNMFECECLPGYEPKSLNDWNRRDGSEGCVSKRIGLPKCGNGEGFVKVARVKEPDTTKAAQLLTSISANQCQQVCLSNCSCTAYMSIEWEGSIDCLVWYGELLDILVRTELGQDLYVRVDKMELAENARKSEGFLKRRGLLAILIVAVLLALVLIIVFACWWLNKKRKIKDFVEADELEESRRHPELQFFHLSTIIEATDNFSPVNKLGQGGFGTVYKGHLQNDQKIAVKRLCKTSGQGIEEFKNEVALIAKLQHRNLVKLLGCCIQGEERMLVLEYLPNKSLDFFVFDHSRRSLLDWKKRFEIINGVARGVLYLHQDSRLRIIHRDLKTSNVLLDAEMNPKISDFGMARIFHGDQLQDKTNRVVGTYGYMSPEYAVFGRYSTKSDVFSFGIVLLEIVSGKKNNGSYQEDHSMNLIGYVWQLWREDRALEIVDSLLESYHSDEVMRCIQVGLLCVQEDSKDRPTMSAVVFMLSGEASLPSPQQPAFVFRKSSXISTQKRSNIVNDSNADSDRPSTNQEKISETPPRSSHVQIRKCPEKKMFLNTLLVFFSLFPFCTSIDTIAVNQQVKDGDFIVSKENNFELGFFSPGNSSSRYVGIWYANKSEKAVVWVANRNNPINDTSGVLTINRYGKLVLYAHNTENLSIWSTNVSVQTTSSVAQLLDTGNLVLFQDSKSESFIWQSFDYPTDTLLSGMKVGLNWKIGLEWVLTSWKSQNDPGTGNYSLRLYSNQTATPQYFLYKGLTKYWRCDPGPWPVFVSNNEEMYYFFLTDNTSVIRSVLTDYGVNEQLRWNDAVNQWEVLFAAPKYRCDRYGQCGANSKCSPDNINMFECECLPGYEPKSSNHWNRRDGSDGCVSKRIGVSNCGDGDGFVKVARVKDPDTSKAAQLLPNTSANECEQVCLSNCFCTAYMSIEWEGRINCLAWYGQLWDILIHTELGRDLYVRVDKMELAENTRKLKGFLKSRGLLAIPMAAVALVLIIGFACWWLKKKRKMKDFVEADELEETRRHPELQFFHLSAIIVATGNFSPVNKLGQGGFGTVYKGLLANDQKIAVKRLSKTSGQGIEEFKNEVALIARLQHRNLVKLLGCCIKGEERMLVLEYLPNKSLDSFLFDHTRSSLLDWKKRFEIINGVARGILYLHQDSRLRIIHRDLKTSNVLLDAEMNPKISDFGMARIFHGDQLQDKTNRVVGTYGYMSPEYAVFGRYSTKSDVFSFGIILLEIVSGKKNNGSYQEDHSMNLIGHVWQLWREDRALEIVDSSLESYHSDEVLRCIQVGLLCVQEDSEDRPTMSAVLFMLSGEASLPSPQQPAFVFRKSSGGGGYLSSPQGLYSVNDLTITKLDAR from the exons atgctTTTCAAAGCTTTGCTTGtgttcttcctcctcctcttcccaTTTTGCACATCCATTGACACCATAGCACTGAACCAGCGTGTGAAAGATGGTGACTTTATAGTGTccaaagaaaacaactttGAATTAGGCTTCTTCAGCCCCGGCAATTCGAGCTCTCGCTATGTTGGAATTTGGTATGCTAATAAGTCTGAAAAGGCAGTGGTTTGGGTTGCAAACAGAAACAACCCCATCAATGATACCTCTGGCGTCCTCACCATCAACAGGTATGGAAATTTGGTTATTTATGCGCACGATATTGACAGCTTTTCTATTTGGTCCGCAAATGTGTCTTTTCAAACCACAAGCACTTCTGTAGCTCAGCTTTTAGATACAGGAAATTTAGTGCTTTTTCCGGATAGTATTAGTAAAAGTGAAAGCTTTATATGGCAGAGTTTTGATTACCCTACAGATACTCTACTTCCCGGAATGAAAGTTGGGttgaattggaaaattgggtTTGAATGGGTCTTAACATCTTGGAAGTCCCAAAATGACCCTGGAACTGGGAACTATAGCTTGAGGCTTTTTTCAAACCAGACTGCTACGCCCCAATATTTTCTGTATAAGGGTGTGAGCAAATATTGGAGAATTGATCCAGGGCCGTGGCCCGATTTTGTGAGTAGTAATGAAgaaatgtattttttgtttgtgacTGATAACACCTCTGTAATTAGATGGGTGTTGACGGATTATGGGTTAAATCAACAACTGAGATGGAGTGATGCTGTTAATCAATGGGAGGAACTATGGGCTGCACCAAAATACCGGTGTGACCAATATGGACAGTGTGGTGCCAACAGCAAATGTAGCCCTGACAACGTTAATATGTTTGAGTGTGAGTGTCTACCAGGGTACGAACCAAAATCTTTGAATGATTGGAACAGGAGAGATGGGTCAGAGGGGTGTGTGAGTAAGCGAATTGGGCTGCCAAAATGTGGGAATGGGGAAGGGTTTGTGAAGGTGGCACGGGTGAAAGAGCCAGACACAACAAAAGCAGCACAATTGTTGACAAGTATTAGTGCCAATCAGTGTCAGCAGGTGTGCTTAAGCAATTGTTCCTGCACCGCGTATATGAGCATAGAATGGGAAGGCAGCATTGATTGCTTGGTATGGTACGGTGAGTTGCTGGACATTTTAGTCCGCACAGAGCTAGGACAAGATCTGTATGTTCGTGTGGACAAAATGGAATTAG CTGAGAATGCCAGAAAATCGGAAGGTTTTCTCAAAAGGAGGGGTTTGCTGGCTATTCTAATAGTGGCTGTTCTTCTGGCATTGGTACTAATCATTGTGTTTGCCTGCTGGTGGCTTAATAAAAAGAGGAAGATAAAAG ACTTTGTGGAGGCCGATGAACTTGAGGAAAGTAGGAGACACCCAGAGCTGCAATTTTTCCATCTGAGTACAATAATAGAAGCTACAGACAACTTCTCTCCTGTCAATAAACTTGGCCAAGGTGGTTTTGGCACTGTTTATAAG GGTCACCTACAAAATGATCAGAAGATTGCTGTAAAAAGACTCTGCAAAACTTCAGGACAAGGAATTGAAGAATTCAAAAATGAAGTTGCGCTGATAGCCAAACTTCAACACAGGAATCTTGTGAAACTTTTAGGATGCTGTATACAGGGAGAGGAAAGGATGTTAGTCCTTGAATACTTGCCAAACAAAAGCTTGGACTTCTTTGTTTTCG ATCACTCAAGAAGGTCCTTGTTGGATTGGAAAAAGCGGTTTGAAATTATCAATGGGGTTGCCCGTGGGGTTCTGTATCTTCACCAGGATTCAAGGCTTCGGATTATCCACAGGGATCTAAAAACCAGCAATGTTCTTCTAGATGCTGagatgaacccaaaaatttcagatttcggAATGGCAAGAATATTCCATGGGGACCAACTGCAGGATAAAACCAACAGAGTTGTTGGAACATA TGGATATATGTCACCAGAGTATGCAGTGTTTGGAAGATATTCAACCAAATCAGATGTCTTTAGTTTTGGGATTGTATTATTGGAGATTGTGAGtggcaagaaaaataatggctCTTATCAAGAGGACCATTCCATGAATTTGATAGGATAT GTTTGGCAGCTGTGGAGAGAAGACAGGGCCTTAGAAATTGTGGATTCATTACTGGAGTCATATCATTCTGATGAAGTCATGAGATGCATTCAAGTCGGGCTCTTGTGCGTGCAAGAAGACTCAAAGGACCGACCAACCATGTCAGCCGTTGTGTTTATGTTGAGTGGTGAAGCATCTCTACCATCTCCTCAGCAGCCTGCATTTGTCTTCAGAAAAAGTTCCT AAAtttcaacacaaaaaagaTCAAACATTGTCAATGATTCAAATGCGGACAGTGACAGACCATCAACtaaccaagaaaaaataagtgaaACACCACCCCGTTCATCGCACGTGCAAATTCGCAAAtgcccagaaaaaaaaatgtttttaaatactttgcttgtcttcttctccctcttcCCATTTTGCACATCCATTGACACCATAGCAGTGAACCAGCAGGTGAAAGATGGTGACTTTATAGTGTccaaagaaaacaactttGAATTAGGCTTCTTCAGCCCCGGCAACTCGAGCTCTCGCTATGTTGGGATTTGGTATGCTAATAAGTCTGAAAAGGCAGTGGTTTGGGTTGCAAACAGAAACAACCCCATCAATGATACCTCCGGTGTTCTCACAATCAACAGGTACGGAAAATTGGTTCTTTATGCTCACAATACTGAGAATCTTTCTATTTGGTCCACAAATGTGTCGGTCCAAACCACAAGCAGTGTAGCTCAGCTTTTAGATACAGGAAATTTAGTGCTTTTCCAGGATAGTAAAAGTGAAAGCTTTATATGGCAAAGTTTTGATTATCCTACAGATACTCTACTTTCCGGAATGAAAGTTGGGttgaattggaaaattgggtTGGAATGGGTCTTAACATCTTGGAAGTCCCAAAATGACCCTGGAACTGGTAACTATAGCTTGAGGCTTTATTCAAACCAGACTGCTACGCCCCAATATTTTCTGTACAAGGGTTTGACCAAATATTGGAGATGTGATCCAGGGCCATGGCCCGTTTTTGTGAGTAATAATGAAGAAatgtattatttctttttaactgATAACACCTCTGTAATTAGATCCGTGTTGACGGATTATGGGGTAAATGAACAACTGAGATGGAATGATGCTGTTAATCAGTGGGAGGTACTCTTTGCTGCACCAAAATACCGGTGTGACCGATATGGACAGTGTGGTGCCAACAGCAAATGTAGCCCTgacaatattaatatgtttgAATGTGAGTGCCTACCGGGGTATGAACCAAAATCTTCGAATCATTGGAACCGGAGAGATGGGTCAGATGGGTGCGTGAGCAAGCGAATTGGGGTGTCAAACTgtggggatggggatgggTTTGTGAAGGTGGCACGGGTGAAAGATCCAGACACATCGAAAGCAGCACAATTGTTGCCAAATACTAGTGCCAATGAGTGTGAGCAGGTGTGCTTAAGCAATTGTTTCTGCACGGCATATATGAGCATAGAATGGGAAGGCCGCATTAATTGCTTGGCATGGTATGGTCAGTTGTGGGACATTTTAATACACACGGAGCTAGGGCGAGATCTATATGTTCGTGTGGACAAAATGGAATTAG CTGAGAATACCAGAAAATTGAAAGGTTTCCTCAAAAGTAGGGGCTTGCTGGCTATTCCAATGGCGGCGGTTGCATTGGTACTAATCATTGGGTTTGCCTGCTGGTGGCttaagaaaaagaggaagatgaaAG ATTTTGTGGAGGCGGATGAACTTGAAGAAACTAGGAGACACCCAGAGCTGCAATTTTTCCATCTGAGCGCAATAATAGTAGCCACAGGCAACTTCTCTCCTGTCAATAAACTTGGCCAAGGTGGTTTTGGCACTGTTTATAAG GGTCTGTTAGCAAATGATCAGAAGATTGCTGTAAAAAGATTGTCCAAAACTTCAGGACAAGGAATTGAAGAATTCAAAAATGAAGTTGCGCTGATAGCCAGACTTCAACACAGGAATCTTGTGAAACTTTTAGGCTGTTGTATAAAGGGAGAAGAAAGGATGTTAGTCCTGGAATACTTGCCGAACAAAAGCTTGGActcctttctttttg ATCACACAAGAAGTTCCTTGTTGGACTGGAAAAAGCGCTTTGAAATTATCAACGGGGTTGCTCGTGGGATTCTGTATCTTCACCAGGATTCAAGACTTAGAATTATTCATAGGGATCTAAAAACCAGCAATGTTCTTCTAGATGCTGAgatgaacccaaaaatatcaGATTTTGGCATGGCAAGAATATTCCATGGGGACCAACTGCAGGATAAAACCAACAGAGTTGTTGGAACATA TGGATATATGTCACCTGAGTATGCAGTGTTTGGAAGATATTCAACTAAATCAGATGTCTTTAGTTTTGGGATCATATTATTGGAGATTGTGAGTGGCAAGAAAAACAATGGCTCTTATCAAGAGGACCATTCCATGAACTTGATAGGACAT GTTTGGCAGCTGTGGAGAGAAGATAGAGCCTTAGAAATTGTGGATTCATCACTAGAGTCATATCATTCTGATGAAGTCTTGAGATGCATTCAAGTCGGGCTCTTGTGCGTGCAAGAAGATTCAGAGGACCGACCAACCATGTCAGCcgttttatttatgttgagTGGTGAAGCATCTCTACCATCTCCTCAGCAGCCTGCATTTGTCTTCAGAAAAAGTTCCGGCGGTGGTGGTTATCTATCAAGTCCACAAGGATTATATTCTGTTAATGACTTGACAATAACTAAACTTGACGCTCGATAA
- the LOC109948492 gene encoding receptor-like serine/threonine-protein kinase SD1-8, producing MRALTKQESLFFTILCLNSLLTLSPIASLEDDLSFTPDILVEGNMTIVSPCEVFELGFFKPGNTSGWYLGIWYKNVQNRTVVWVANRDTPLSNSSGALLMTGDHGNIVLLDPSRNVTWSSNHTQVLRPNVLLLDTGNLVIKEGTENSQTFFWQSFDYPTHILLPDMKLGWNLSTGLNRYLTSWKSSEDPSTGDFSIKLDYHGFPEIFLWDKHVKNFRTGPWNGMIFSGVPEMCASKHGVDFNFVTKQDEVYYSFSLQNKLELEYSGLTVSPNGDVQQITWVESTKMWNIFQYPPKDQCDSYGECGPFGICDTNASLVCKCVRGFQPKNLEAWNLGNGFDGCVRKRELRCTKDKFLRLRSVKLPESGGAFVDGDMSLEACKEKCLENCSCSAYCNMEITNGGRGCVMWFGELMDMRVYADGGQDLYVRLAPSEIGGDGKETLAVIIVVAIVGLVILLAGLGFYIVWKRNLRISRNARTQPKGPYGRSQVLLLNEVVFTSKDFYSGERINDEPELALIDFSTVAVATNNFSDENLLGEGGFGYVYKGTLTEGQEIAVKRLSKNSGQGTEEFKNELKLIARLQHINLVRLLACCIDKDEQMLIYEYMENKSLDTFLFSGEKRSTLDWQKRYNIICGIARGLVYLHQDSRFRIIHRDLKASNILLDGEFTPKISDFGMARIFGKDQNESHTRRVVGTYGYMSPEYAMDGFFSTKSDVFSFGVLVLEIISGKMNKGFFNYSDNKPNLLDCAWKQWKEGKGLEIVDSSLGNSYCPSEVLRCIQVGLLCVQEHVVDRPTMSSVVFMLSSPDATMPQPKTPGFCLGRNPAGQTDSSSSKLEGSCTIDQVTIAVLDGR from the exons atgagagCTTTAACAAAGCAAGAGTCTCTGTTTTTCACCATTTTGTGCCTCAACAGTTTACTTACTCTCTCCCCAATTGCCAGCTTAGAAGACGACTTATCTTTCACTCCAGATATATTGGTCGAAGGAAACATGACCATTGTCTCCCCCTGTGAAGTCTTTGAGTTGGGTTTCTTCAAGCCAGGCAATACTTCAGGCTGGTACTTGGGGATCTGGTACAAAAATGTCCAAAACAGAACAGTTGTTTGGGTGGCCAACAGAGACACCCCACTTTCAAATTCATCAGGAGCTCTTTTGATGACTGGTGATCATGGAAACATTGTCCTTCTTGATCCATCTAGAAATGTCACTTGGTCCTCCAATCACACCCAAGTTTTGAGACCAAATGTCCTTCTTTTGGATACAGGCAATCTTGTGATCAAAGAAGGAACCGAAAACAGCCAAACATTTTTCTGGCAGAGCTTTGATTATCCCACACACATTCTGCTTCCGGATATGAAGCTTGGATGGAACTTGAGCACAGGTTTAAACAGGTACTTGACCTCGTGGAAAAGCTCAGAGGACCCATCAACAGGGGACTTTTCTATCAAACTAGATTACCATGGCTTCCCGGAGATTTTCCTTTGGGACAAACATGTTAAAAACTTTCGAACCGGCCCCTGGAATGGGATGATATTTAGTGGTGTGCCGGAAATGTGTGCTTCAAAGCATGGTGTTGATTTCAACTTCGTTACGAAACAAGATGAGGTCTACTACTCGTTTTCGTTACAGAACAAATTGGAACTTGAATATTCAGGCTTGACAGTGAGTCCAAATGGGGACGTTCAACAGATTACATGGGTTGAGAGCACAAAGATGTGGAATATATTTCAGTATCCCCCAAAGGACCAATGTGACAGCTATGGAGAGTGTGGTCCATTTGGTATTTGTGACACAAATGCTTCACTTGTGTGTAAATGTGTGAGGGGGTTTCAGCCTAAGAATTTGGAGGCTTGGAATTTGGGAAATGGGTTTGATGGGTGTGTGAGAAAACGAGAATTGAGATGCACGAAAGACAAGTTCTTGAGGTTGAGGAGTGTGAAATTGCCTGAGAGTGGGGGTGCATTTGTGGATGGGGACATGAGCCTTGAGGCATGTAAAGAGAAGTGTTTGGAGAACTGTTCTTGCAGTGCTTATTGTAACATGGAGATTACAAATGGAGGGAGAGGTTGCGTCATGTGGTTCGGGGAGCTAATGGACATGAGGGTATATGCAGATGGTGGCCAAGATCTCTATGTTCGATTGGCACCGTCTGAAATAG GCGGTGATGGGAAGGAAACACTAGCAGTCATAATTGTAGTCGCTATAGTTGGTCTTGTCATTCTTCTAGCAGGACTTGGTTTCTACATTGTATGGAAGAGGAATTTGCGTATTAGCCGCAATGCAAGGACACAACCAAAAG GTCCTTATGGAAGAAGCCAAGTTCTTCTGCTAAATGAGGTTGTTTTCACAAGTAAGGACTTCTACTCAGGGGAAAGGATCAATGATGAGCCAGAGTTGGCATTGATTGATTTCAGCACTGTAGCAGTGGCTACTAATAACTTTTCTGATGAAAATCTACTCGGAGAAGGTGGTTTCGGTTATGTTTACAAG GGGACATTGACAGAAGGTCAAGAAATTGCTGTCAAGAGACTTTCAAAAAACTCTGGACAAGGAACTGAAGAATTCAAAAACGAATTGAAGTTAATTGCAAGGCTTCAGCACATAAATCTTGTTAGACTGCTTGCTTGCTGCATTGATAAGGATGAACAGATGCTGATTTATGAATACATGGAAAACAAAAGCCTGGATACCTTTTTATTCA GTGGAGAAAAAAGGTCTACGTTGGATTGGCAAAAGCGTTACAACATTATTTGTGGTATTGCTCGAGGACTTGTTTACCTTCACCAGGATTCAAGATTTAGAATCATCCATAGGGATCTCAAGGCAAGCAATATTTTACTTGATGGAGAATTCACCCCAAAGATATCAGACTTTGGAATGGCTAGAATATTTGGTAAAGATCAGAACGAATCTCATACAAGAAGAGTAGTAGGAACATA TGGCTATATGTCTCCTGAATATGCAATGGACGGGTTCTTCTCAACCAAGTCAGATGTCTTTAGTTTTGGTGTTCTAGTGTTGGAGATTATTAGTGGCAAAATGAACAAgggattttttaattattcagACAATAAACCAAACCTCCTAGACTGT GCTTGGAAGCAATGGAAAGAAGGAAAGGGGTTGGAGATAGTAGATTCATCACTTGGGAATTCATATTGCCCCTCTGAGGTGTTGAGATGCATTCAAGTTGGCCTTTTATGCGTCCAAGAGCACGTGGTAGATAGGCCTACAATGTCCTCTGTGGTTTTCATGTTGAGCAGTCCAGATGCAACAATGCCCCAGCCTAAAACCCCTGGTTTTTGCCTGGGAAGGAACCCTGCAGGTCAAACAGACTCATCTTCAAGCAAGTTGGAAGGATCTTGCACTATAGACCAAGTAACAATCGCAGTGTTAGACGGTAGGTAG